CACCCCTTTTACCGAAGCCACCGTTCCAACAGGCATAAAAATAGGCGTTTCAATTACACCATGATCGGTTGTTATACTTCCTGCTCTCGCTTTTGATTGCGGATCTTTTTGTAATAAATCAAACTTCATCTGTTTCTTTTTTCAGAGCGCAAAGATAGGTTAATTTCGAGAATTAGATAATTTGACAATTAGAAAATTAGATAATGATTAACAAACCTGGAATTTGGGGAATTACTCATTGGACAATTAGAAAATTAGATAATGATTTTACAAACTTGGAATTTGAATTTTCTCCAATTGAAATTTCATTTTTTATTTGGGCGTTCCCCAAGGGTCGGGCTATCCGCTATATTCCCGATTAACAAAAACTACGGCTAAAAAAAGCCTTGTTTTTCTAAATCGGGAGATGCCACTATTATCCCTAACGCAAACGGCCTTTCTAAAAGTTTATTGGCAAACGAATGTAAAAACTGCAACAATCAGATTATTAAAGTATAACAGTTTCAGCAATTCCTTTTGTAATTTTAATATTCAACTAAAAAATTTAATAGTCATGATAAACGCAGATGAAAAATTAGATCAAATCAAGGATGACCAAATCGAAAGAAACCTTGAAAACATGAATTATGATGCAAACGAAGACATTTACAATCAAGAAGAAAGATTAGAAGACATTGACCCTCAGAACATTTCTGGAGAAAGAATAATCAATAACGACAATCACGAGTGGAAACAAAACAGTGACAAATTGGGAAACGACTTAGATATTCCGGGCTCAGAACTTGATGACCAACAGGAAGATATTGGTTCTGAAGACGAAGAGAACAATTACTACAGCGAAGGTGATACAGAATAAAAAACACAAACTCACTTCAAATTAAAGTCCCATTGGGGCTTTTTTTATTTTTAAATTTCATCAAAAAACAACAAAACAAAAACATCTCTTTTCGAAAATTCAAATCATTTCAGTTATTTTTTTAAGATTAATAAAAAAAGCACCGGAATTTCACAATTGCGGCAAACTAAAGCAGAAAATCATTTGTCAGCCCGCAAAATAAAAATTACTTTTGCACCAGTTTAACTTTTACATATAAAATGAAGCCTAACACACAACAATTAAGCGATTTAACGATCCAGGTAAGAAGAGATATTCTTAGAATGGTACATGCTGTCAACTCAGGTCACCCAGGTGGTTCATTAGGTTGTACTGAATTTTTGGTAGCACTTTACCAAAACATTATGGAACGTAAAGAAGGTTTTGATATGGACGGAATAGGAGAAGATCTTTTCTTCCTTTCAAATGGCCATATCTCACCTGTTTTTTATAGCGTTTTAGCGAGAAGCGGTTATTTTCCTGTTTCAGAGCTTGCTACTTTCCGATTATTAAACTCTCGTTTACAAGGACACCCAACAACTCACGAAGGATTACCTGGAGTTCGTATGGCTTCCGGATCATTAGGACAAGGTTTGTCTGTCGCTCTTGGTGCTGCACAGGCAAAAAAATTAAATGGTGATAATCATTTGATTTATACTTTACACGGAGATGGTGAATTACAGGAAGGTCAAAACTGGGAAGCTATCATGTATGCTTCTGCAAAAAAAGTAGATAACCTTATCGCAACTGTTGACCTTAACGGAAAACAAATCGACGGAACAACTGACGAAGTCCTAGCAATGGGAAGCCTGCGTGCCAAATTTGAAGCTTTTGACTGGGATGTTATTGAAATCACTAAAGGAAACGACCTCGAAGCAATCATTAACGGAATGAACGAAGCAAAAGCAAGAACAGGAAAAGGAAAACCGGTTTGCGTATTACTTCATACTGAAATGGGTAACGGTGTAGATTATATGATGTACAGTCATGCTTGGCATGGTAAAGCACCAAATGATGCACAGCTTGCAACTGCTTTAGAACAAAATTATAACACTGGAGGAAATTCAGATTATTAAAAAAAGCTTTATGCTTTAAGCGCTAAACTTGGTTTCTCGCCTAATGCATAACGCATACAGCAAAAAAACAAAAATGAAAAAATATACAAATACAGGAAGTAAAGATACCCGTTCAGGCTTTGGAGCGGGAATGACTGAATTAGGTCAGAAAAACGAAAAAGTTGTTGCATTATGCGCTGACTTGATTGGATCATTGAAATTTGATGAATTCAAAAAAAATCATCCTGAGCGTTTTTTCCAAATCGGGATTGCAGAAGCTAACATGATTGGAATCGCTGCAGGTTTAACAATTGGAGGAAAAATTCCATTTACAGGAACTTTCGCTAACTTTTCTACAGGAAGAGTTTACGACCAAATTCGTCAGTCTGTTGCTTACTCTGATAAAAATGTAAAAATCTGTGCTTCTCATGCTGGTTTAACTTTAGGAGAAGACGGAGCAACACACCAAATCCTTGAAGATATTGGTTTAATGAAAATGTTACCGGGAATGACTGTAATCAATACTTGCGATTACAATCAGACCAAAGCTGCAACATTAGCTTTAGCTGAACACCATGGACCTGCATACTTACGTTTTGGACGTCCGGTTGTACCTAACTTCACGCCTGCTGACGAACCATTCGTAATTGGAAAAGCAATTTTATTAAACGAAGGAACTGACGTAACCATTGTAGCAACAGGACACTTAGTTTGGGAAGCTCTTATTGCTGCAGAAGCTTTAGAAGCAAAAGGAATTTCTGCTGAAGTAATCAACATTCACACTATCAAACCTCTTGATGAAGAAGCGATCCTTAAATCATTATCAAAAACAGGATGTGTAGTAACTGCAGAAGAACACAACATTCTTGGAGGTCTTGGAGAAAGCGTTTCGAGAGTATTAGCTTTAAACACTCCTGCTCCACAGGAATTTGTTGCCGTTAAAGATAGTTTTGGTGAATCTGGAACTCCAGAACAATTAATGGAGAAATACAAACTAAACAATCAGGCGATTGTTGAAGCTGTAGAAAGAGTTATTAAAAGAAAATAAATTTTCAGTTTTTCTTTACAATAAAAAGAGGCTGTCCGAAATTTTGGACAGCCTCTTTTTTTAACAATTTTTATAAGATTTAATACCACGATATCTCTTGCGGATATGTAGTTGATGAGGAGGCATATTTCCATTGAATATTCCCAGAAACGTTAAAATTAACATACTGAGGAAGAGCAGGAGCTCTAAATCCCCAAGTTGCCAATAAAAAAGTCTTCTGTCCATACATCAGAGTATTTGTATCAAGACTGCTAAAAAACCATGGACCATATTCACCACCAACTGTACTTGTCAAACTATATAAATAAATATGCCAGGGTGTTGTTGTATCCTGTTTCCATGTACACCTCCAAAATGAACAAGATTTATATTGCAAAGTATATCGCACATACATTTTACTAGTAGATATTTGACCATTTATTACGATTGTTTCATTAAATAAATCTAAAACATATCTATTGTTATTTGGCAAACCTACAACGTATGTTTTACTTCTGTTTTCATTTGGTATAACATCCCTTCCAGTTAAACTTGTGCGACTTTTAGAATCCGAATAATTCAATAATTTACCATAAACTTCTAAATTGTCTTTTAAAGAAATAAGTTCTTGAGTACTTTTATCAACATCCTTATTTTCTAGTATATAAAAAGCACGCTCATTAAGCCATAAAACCTTGTTTCCTATTTTAAGTTTTGAATCAGCATTTAAGATAGCTTTCAAACCATCTGAATAAATTATTCGTGAATCAGACAAAATATCTTCTTCCATTTCAACAGAATTATCAGCCGCATTATTCAACAATGACTCAAGTCCTTTCTTTGAAATCCAGTTCTGAACTTCTTTAGAGGATTTCATTTCCGATACTTCAGAATATTCTTTAATAAAAGATTCTTCATTTTTAAAAGACAGCATTTTTCCATCTAATACTGAGGAAGACAAATTTGATACTGGAGTGCTATTAGACTCCATCTGATCTTCATTGCTACATGAAATTGTAATTAACAAAACAAACAACCCGATTAATTTTTTCATTTTTTATAAGTTTAATATTACAAAACAAATATAATCTTTTTCTTAAATTAAACACATAAAAATAATAAAAAAATAAGTTTTAACTTATATAAACATAAAAAAACCTCGAAATTAACATTTCGAGGTTTTTTATTTTCCAATCTCAATATTTTATTTTTTTGCTGTTACCGTAGTAACTTTAATCGTATTATAATCTTTATCAAGATGAATCTTTTTTCTGCCTGATGTAGTATAATCATATTCATTCCTTGTTACACCATTTTCTGTTATAGTTTTCAAAAACGAAGGAATCCCTCTTGGCTCACTATTCAACGCTTCATTTATATTAGGTGTTGTCGGATCATCTTCTACAGCAAAAGCTTCAAATGGAAAGTACTTACTTGGCCCGTAATTTACCTCTACACCATTTTCCATAACCCTGCCCACTTTTCCGGCTGGCTTTGTAATTTCTAAAAGAGTTGTATACCCATCTCCATCATCATCAATATCCATAAAATCAGCAATACCATCACCATCTGTATCATCAATTAAATTAGCAGGTGGATTAGGATACTTTACCTTGTCTCTAAAATCATAAACATACCCATCCCCATTAATATCTTCATTAAAATCCAAAACTCCATCTCTATCGTGATCTAACCTTTGTATAGCATATAATTTAACACTAAAAACAATAGGAGTATATGCTTTAATCAAACCCGAACCTGTTTCATAATAAGCCAACCCAGAAGGCAAAAACATTACGCCTGCACCAAAATCAGTATAAGTAATTGTACCATCAGCATTTACAGGTTTAGCCTTCCCTGCTTTAAACTTAGGCATAATCTCCTTCCAACCATCTCTAAGTAATGGATCATCTAAATAAAAAACTCTTCCTAAGTTATTAGATGTGTCAAAAACTGTCCCATCCAACAAATTACCAACATAAGATGCATTAATTCCATCAACATTACATGGTGCCTCTCCAATTCCTTCATTGAGTACTAAATAATAAACTTTATAGGTAATATCATCATTATAAACATCTCTGGACTGCAAAGGGTAAACAGTCTGGTCCCATATAGAAGTTTGTGTTCCCCCTTCAGGAATCTTACTTATCTTTATATCAAAATCTGCTGTAACCTCTTCAATATAATTGTTTTTTAGATATTTTTCAATCGAATCATTATCAGCCTTAAATTGTTCTGTATAATCCTTCAAAGGAACGGTTACAACATCATCATCATCATCATTTTTATTACAGGAGACCAAAGCAGCACCAGCAGTTAGTAAAATAAAAAAATATTTAAATTTATTCATTATTGTTAATTTTTTAGGTGCGCAAGATACAATATTGATTTATTTTTGTAAAGAATTTAACTCCGATTTTAGAAAAATTATGAGAATAGATAAATACCTCTGGTGCGTGCGATATTACAAGACACGAAATATGGTTACTGAGGCCTGTAAAAAGAACCATGTCACCGTAAATGGTCAGGTAGCAAAACCTTCTAAAGAAGTTTTTCCTACAGACAGAATCACATTTAGAAAAGATCAGATTACACAAATTATAACTGTACTGGATATCCCCGAAAGTCGTGTCGGAGCAAAACTTGTCGACATATATCGTAAAAACGAAACACCGCCGGAAGCTTATGCACATTTAGAATTATTAAAACTATCCAAAGAACATTACCGTAAAAGCGGAACAGGACGACCAACTAAAAAAGACCGAAGGGATATTGACGAGTATGGTAATGAAATTTTTGATGATGAAGAGGAAAATTAAATTCCGATTTTTAAATCTCAAATTACAAAATTACAACTATAAAATTCCCTTCCTTACATTGGAATTTGGAATTTAAAGGTTTGAAATTTCTTTATAAAATTGGAATTTGGAACTTTTATATTGGAATTTTTAAATTTGTACATTAGCAAAAAAATAAATTATGAGCCAGAACATCATCTTAACCAATCAGGAAATTGAACATAAAATAAAACGTATCGCCTATCAGATTTATGAGACTTTTGTTGATGAAGATGAAGTTGTGATAGCCGGAATTGCGACCAACGGATGTATTTTTGCAGAAAAAATTGCCTTAGCCTTAAGCAACATATCTACTCTTAAAATTTCTTTATGTGAAGTTATCATAGACAAACAAAATCCTCAGTTACCCATACAAACTTCTTTGGCTATATCTGAATACGAAAACAAAGGTCTGGTACTTGTTGATGACGTCTTAAATTCAGGAACTACTTTAATATACGCTGTTCGCCATTTTCTCGACGTTCCATTGAAAAAATTTAAAACAGCAGTACTTGTTGACCGAAATCACAAAAAATATCCTGTAAAAGCCGATTTCAAAGGAATTTCGCTCTCTACATCTTTATTAGAACACGTAAAAGTTGTTTTTGATGAAAACGGAGGTAATTACGCTTCTTTAAGCTAATATCTCAAGAATATCCTGAACTGTTTCCTCAACGGTTTTATCATCGACAGAAACTTTATGTTGCGCATGGTTGTAATAAAAGCTTCTGTCGAACAAATGTTTCGCGATAAACTCTCTCATTTCCTCCTCATCCATATTCGCAATTAGCGGACGCTTACTTTTATTATATACTAGTCTATTATATAAAGTATCTATTGAAGCTTTTAAATAAATTGAGATAACATCATCTCTCTTTAATAACTCATGATTATTAGCGTAACATGGTGTTCCGCCACCCAAACCTATTATGCTGTTTTCTGAAGATTGAAGTAATTCCACAAACATTTCATGCTCTAATTTTCGAAAATAGATTTCCCCATGCTGCTCAAAAATCTCTTTTATAGACAAATTTGCTTTTTTTTCGATGCAATTATCTAAATCCAGAAACGGAATATTGGTGGTTTTTGATAAATTTTGGGCAATTGTTGACTTTCCGCAACCCATATAACCTAATAATATGATTTTTTTCATTTTAATAAAACCTTATAAACTAAGACATTGTGAAATTTGGTTAAAAAAAGACAAATTTATAATAATTTTGCTTGGAAATAATAAAATAAACTCCTTATATTTGCACCCGCGTTCAAGACACATAATGACTCGATAGCTCAGTCGGTAGAGCACATCACTTTTAATGATGGGGTCCTGGGTTCGAGCCCCAGTCGGGTCACAAATTTTGTGATTAACAAATTAAGTTTCTTGAAGCAATGACTCGATAGCTCAGTCGGTAGAGCACATCACTTTTAATGATGGGGTCCTGGGTTCGAGCCCCAGTCGGGTCACAAAAGGTCGAGTATTCATTTACTTGACCTTTTTTCTTTTTCGGCCATGTGGAGAAACGGTAGACTCGCCATCTTGAGGGGGTGGTGCTCGCAAGGGCGTGAGGGTTCAAATCCCTCCATGGTCACAAAAAAGGTAAAATACTTTAAAAAGTATTTTACCTTTTTTTTATTATTAAATCGAATAATCCAAAAGCCGCAAGCTGCGTATTTTTTGTATTTTTATACCTAAATAAATCCTTTAAATGCGATTCTACTTCAACACTGAACATTTAAAAAATGAAATTGAATATCCCCGGCGATACCAATCTCAAAATTTACCAAAAAGTTCGGTTGCCGTTTTTCTTATCATCCTACTATTTCTATTAGCATTCAAACCATTTGGAGTTTATGATCCTGAGCTCAGGATGCATTATTTTTTTATTTGCTTTTTACATGCTTTAGCACCAGCTCTCATTTTGTTTATTTATTTTAGAGCATTGAATTATGTCAGAAAAGTCAAAAATAAAACCCAGTGGAATTTACTTAGAGAATATATCTATATTGGAATTTTATTTGTTCTTATTGGCATTACCAGTTTTTTAATGCGTGATTTACTTTACACTAATTCTAACAACTGGTCGTTGAAATATCTTTTTGAAGAAATTAGAAATTGTCTTGTTGCTGGTGTGTTTTTTTATTTTTTTCTAAGATTATCTAGTTATTATTTGGAGTCCAAAAAAGGTTCACCATTCATACTTCAATTTATTCCACTTCAAATTGAAGCCGAAAAAGCAGCTTTACTATCAAATATTTTTATTAGCACTCAAGTAAAACAAGATGATTTTAACCTGAATATAGATCAGTTGCTTTTTGTAAAAGCTGATGGAAACTATATCGAGTTGACAAAATCAATTGGCAGCCAAACAACCACAGAAGTAAAAAGAATTTCTTTAACTCAATTTGAAAGTCAAATAACAGATTATCCACACTTTTTTAGATGCCACAGAACCTATTTGATCAATATGTTTAAGATTGAAAAAGTATCCGGAAACTCACAAGGATATTTTCTTTCATTCAATGAAACTGATATTAAGATTCCAGTTTCAAGAAAGCAGGTTGAGAGCTTCAACACATACTATCAGGAGCTTCGAAGCCAATGCATTACTTAGCTTGTTATTCATCACAAAACCTAGTTATCAGTAACAAGCCTCAGATTACTATATTTTCTTACTGTATGTTTGCCATCAATAACACAAAACAAAAATTATTATGACAACTGCAACAGCATACATGAATGATGATTCCGGGTCTTCGAAAAAACTTCTTTATATTGACAACATCAAAGCTCTTCTTACCATACTAGTGGTACTTCATCACACTTTTATTGCTTATAGTTCTTCTGAAGGCTGGTACTATAATGAAGAAACTAGTTTTTTAGGAATGCGTATTTTTACAACAGCATGCATTAGTATCAATCAATCTTTCTTTATGGGCTATTTCTTTCTATTGGCAGCCTATTTTACCAGCTCTTCCTATTCTAAAAAAGGAATCTCTAAATTCATTAAAGAAAGGCTAATTCGACTTGGAACCCCAATATTATTCTACTGTTTCATTCTTACCCCATTTATGTGTTACTTGGTTTACTATTTTGGGAGGGAGCATCATATTACTTTTTTCGAATATTTAAGTGGCTACAACAACTGGATTGACTTAGGTGTGACATGGTTCATAGCTGCTTTATTGCTATTCACGTTACTTTATGCAACAGCAAAAAAGATGTTCAAAATTACTTTCGACAAACTTATAACTGTACCTAATTCCCGCTCTATACTATTATTCTCAATAGCTCTGGGTATTATTAGTTTTTTGGTTAGAATTATATTTCCTGTTGGATGGATTCTTAAACCAATAGGATTTAAGCCAGGACATTTCCCACAATATATTGCACTGTTTAGTATCGGTTTACTGGCTTCAAAAAACAATTGGTTTGATCAACTTTCAGGAGAAACAGCTAAGCAACTCAAAAAAGTAGTATGGTTTTGTCTATTATTTTTTCCGGTATTTTTTATTGTGAAATTTAAACTCAATGCACCTTCTTCCTGGTTTTCGGGAGGTTTTCATTGGCAGGCATTGTTATATGCAGTATGGGAACAAATGATTGGTATTTCGATTATGATAACGCTTTTAATTAAGGGAAAAAGAAACTGGAATAAAACGTCAAAACTGCTAAATAAAGCCTCACGCAGCAGTTTTGCGGTATACATTTTTCATCCGTTAATTATAGTCGTTTTTATATTATGTGTGAGAAATTGGGATATTGAACCTGCAGTAAAAATTTTGGTCATGACTCCCTTGATAATAATAAGCAGTTTCATATTTGGTTCACTTGTTTTATTGATTCCGGGAGTAAAGAAAATTATTTAATATCCTATTTAAGTAGATCACAATTTCAAAGCGCATACCTTATAATAACAAAGGGTGCGCTTTTTTTTATTATCCAATTATACTATTTCTTTCCAACAATAAGGGATCAAACTGGGTTCCTATTGTTGATGAATGCATGCGATGGTTAGTTCAGACAGTTTACATCAACTTTAGAATACGGGCGATGTTAGTTTCCTTTTTTCACATTCAATTTGTGGCAGGACTGGAAGGAATTGTATTTTCTGGCAAGACAGTTTTTAGATTACGAACCCGAAATTCATTATCCGCAGATTCAGCTGTAAGCGGGTACAAATAAAGCCTAAATGCTGTTTGTTGTAGTCAAATTGCTTTTATTGTTTTGCATATTCTCTTAACCAGGCAAAGAACAGGATAAAGCAAACTGAAATATAAAAACGCTAAGTGATTAATCTAACATTCGCAATAATTAGTGTGTTTTCTCAAAATTTTATAGGATTTTATAAAACCACATTACGATTGGTTACAAATTACTTTAGCGGCAGACTTGGCTAATTTGATTGGTAACGAACTTTTAGTCCCTTTGCTTCGCAGAATTGCGCCTTCAAATAACATGATCACCTGGGTAGCCAGCGATTCACTTTCCTTAATTTTTGCCTTTAACAGATACTGTTCAATGAGCGCCTTTAGTGCATTGGTATGGGCATCGCAGGCTGATTCTATTTCTACGGCCTTATGGGCATACTCTGTTTTTGCATTCATTGCAAAGCAACCGTCAAGATTGCCAGCATCCACTAGTTCTACAAGAAAGTCAAAAATCATTAAAGCCTTATCAACTGGGTTGCCTAATGTAGATTTTTCTATAAAATCAATTATTGCTCTATATGTGATTTGGTGGTAATAATTAACAGTAGCAATAATTAGTCCCTCTTTTGATGTGAAGTGTTTGTAAAGTGTTCGTTTGGATATTCCAGTATTATCAACGATGGCATCTACACCGGTGGCATGAAAACCATTCTTGTAAAAAATGGCATAAGCGATTTTAATCATTTCATCCCTTTTGGGGGACTTTGAAGCTTGATTTGTTTTTTTTTCCATGACTAAAAGAATTTTATTGCAAATGTAAACTAAACGGTTTACATTTGCAATAAGTAAACAGATCTGTTTACACTCTGTAAACATAAATGTAAAAAACATACATAATTTAAATATTTTCAAAATGAAAGAAAGAAATAAAATGGGAACTGCGGTAGTAACTGGTGCATCGTCAGGTTTAGGTGAGGTATTTGCCGAAAAATTGGCAAAACGTGGTTATGATTTAAAATTAGTAGCACGCCGTAAAGATAGATTGGATTCAATCGCCCAAAAATTAGAAAGCAAATATGGAATTAAGGCAACCAACTTAGTGGCGGATTTAGGTCTAGATACAGATTTAGAAAAAGTGGCTGAAGAGTTAAGAAATGACAAGAGTATAACATTGCTTATTAACAATGCAGGTACTTCTACACTTGCATCAGTTACCAACACTAGCGTGATCAAACAAAAGGAAATGGTCAATGTAAATATAACTGCGGTAATGCTATTATCGAATGCTATTTTACCATCTTTTTTAGAGAAAAATGAAGGAACCTTAATTAATATAGCTTCAGTACTTGGATTTTATTCCCTGCCAATAAGTGCTGTCTACAGCGGTACAAAAGGTTTTGTAGTTCAGTACACCAAAGGGCTGCAGGAAGAAGTAAAAGGGACAAATATCCGTGTTCAGCTGGTAAATCCTGCTACTACTGCAACAGAATTATGGGAAGTTGGTGGCGTTCCACTATCTGCATTGGAACAGTCAACAATAATGACAGCTGAAAATTGTGTTGATGCCATTCTTTCTGGACTGGATCAAGGCGAATTACTGACACATCCGTCTGTAAACGATCAAAATCTAATTGATGCTTATGAAGATGCCCGTATAAAATTAATGCAAGGTTCACAAAGCGGTCAACCTGCGGAACGATATAACAAAATCTAGAAATTTAGACCTACAGCATTTTGCTTATAGAGTTCTGGAAAAATGTTCTTAAAGAATTAAACAAATTTTAAATAAAAATGAAAACAATAATTTTAAACCAAACAGGCATTGTTGATAATCTGCAATATATAGAAAGTGCAAAACCAACTATTAATAGTAATGAAGTTTTGGTAAAAACAATTTCATTAAGTGTAAACGTAATTGATTATAAAGTAAGATCAAATGATGGAGCGCTTAATTGGATTCTTGGTACAGACAGACCCGCAATTATTGGTTGGGATTTGTCAGGAACCGTAGTTGAAGTTGGTGATGATGTGACCGATTTCAAAATTGGTGATGACGTTTTCGGAATGGCGAATTTCCCTGGAAAAGGGAACGCTTATGCCGAATTTGTTGCAGTTCCATCTGCACATTTAACCTTAAAACCCGCAACTATTTCCCATCAGGAAGCGGCATCAGCTACACTTGCTGCGCTTACCGCTTGGCAAGCTTTGGCAGAAAAAGGTAATGTAAACAAAGGAAATAAGGTCTTAATTCACGCGGCATCGGGCGGTGTAGGACATTATGCTACACAAATTGCCAAACATTTTGGGGCTTATGTAATAGGAACATCATCGGCGAAAAACAAAGAATTTGTTTTACAAAATGGCGCGGACAAACATATAGATTATACAACAGAAAATTTTCAGGAAATAGTTTCAGATGTTGATTTTGTTCTTGATACCGTTGGAGGTGATACGATTTTAAAATCTTTAGAGGTAATAAAAGAAGGTGGTACGATTATTACCATTACAACCAGCA
The Flavobacterium flavigenum genome window above contains:
- a CDS encoding NADP-dependent oxidoreductase; the protein is MKTIILNQTGIVDNLQYIESAKPTINSNEVLVKTISLSVNVIDYKVRSNDGALNWILGTDRPAIIGWDLSGTVVEVGDDVTDFKIGDDVFGMANFPGKGNAYAEFVAVPSAHLTLKPATISHQEAASATLAALTAWQALAEKGNVNKGNKVLIHAASGGVGHYATQIAKHFGAYVIGTSSAKNKEFVLQNGADKHIDYTTENFQEIVSDVDFVLDTVGGDTILKSLEVIKEGGTIITITTSSLSDEILEKAKSKQVNLSFLLVQSSGENMLQLAQLLENGTIKSHVSKIFTFDQMGDAHLHLEKGRTVGKIVVNL